The following are encoded in a window of Amycolatopsis lexingtonensis genomic DNA:
- a CDS encoding MFS transporter, translated as MPDPATPGGETPSRANLVVGVLAFAGIVVSLMQTLVIPLIPALPGLLHASAADATWAITATLLAGAVATPTVGRLGDMYGKRRMLLLSLGALVAGSTIGALSDSLAPMVAGRALQGLAAGVIPLGISIMRDELPAERLGSATALMSASLGVGGALGLPAAALLAENADWHVLFWTATGLGLVVVGLVVALVPESPVRTGGRFDVPGAAGLSIALVCLLLAISKGADWGWGSPATLGLFAVAVVVLLLWGRWELRTAQPLVDLRTTARRQVLLTNIASAVFGFAMFAMSLVLPQLLQLPAATGYGLGKSMLVVGLVMAPSGLVMMALAPVSARISRTRGPKTTLMLGAVVVAAGYALGIGLMSATWQLVVVSSVIGAGIGLAYGAMPALVMGAVPVSETAAANSLNTLMRSIGTSVSSATAGLVLARLTISFGPVSLPSQNGFRLVLAMGSAAALIALAVAAFLPRRVPATPAAASPEPAAAAGR; from the coding sequence GTGCCCGACCCAGCCACCCCCGGCGGCGAGACGCCGTCGCGCGCGAACCTCGTCGTGGGGGTCCTCGCCTTCGCGGGCATCGTCGTCTCGCTGATGCAGACGCTGGTCATCCCGCTGATCCCGGCCCTGCCCGGGCTGCTGCACGCGTCCGCGGCCGACGCCACCTGGGCGATCACCGCCACCCTGCTCGCGGGCGCGGTGGCGACGCCGACGGTCGGGCGGCTCGGCGACATGTACGGCAAGCGGCGGATGCTGCTGCTCAGCCTCGGCGCGCTGGTCGCGGGTTCGACGATCGGCGCGCTGTCCGACAGCCTGGCGCCGATGGTCGCCGGCCGGGCGCTGCAGGGCCTCGCGGCCGGCGTCATCCCGCTCGGGATCAGCATCATGCGCGACGAACTGCCCGCCGAGCGGCTCGGGTCGGCGACGGCGCTGATGAGCGCGTCCCTCGGCGTCGGCGGCGCGCTCGGTTTGCCCGCCGCGGCGCTGCTGGCGGAAAACGCCGACTGGCACGTGCTGTTCTGGACCGCGACCGGGCTCGGGCTCGTGGTGGTCGGCCTGGTCGTCGCGCTCGTGCCGGAGTCGCCCGTCCGCACCGGCGGCCGCTTCGACGTGCCGGGCGCGGCCGGGCTGTCGATCGCGCTGGTGTGCTTGCTGCTGGCGATTTCCAAGGGCGCCGACTGGGGCTGGGGCAGCCCGGCGACGCTGGGCCTGTTCGCGGTCGCGGTCGTCGTCCTGCTGCTGTGGGGCCGCTGGGAACTGCGGACGGCGCAGCCGCTGGTGGACCTGCGCACGACCGCGCGGCGCCAGGTGCTGCTGACGAACATCGCGTCGGCGGTGTTCGGCTTCGCGATGTTCGCGATGTCCCTGGTCCTGCCCCAGCTCCTGCAGCTGCCGGCGGCGACCGGCTACGGCCTCGGCAAGTCGATGCTGGTGGTGGGCCTGGTGATGGCGCCGTCGGGGCTGGTGATGATGGCGCTGGCCCCGGTGTCGGCCCGCATTTCGCGCACGCGCGGCCCGAAGACGACGCTGATGCTCGGCGCGGTCGTCGTCGCGGCCGGGTACGCGCTGGGCATCGGGCTGATGAGCGCGACCTGGCAGCTCGTGGTGGTGTCGAGCGTCATCGGCGCGGGCATCGGGCTGGCGTACGGCGCCATGCCGGCGCTGGTGATGGGCGCGGTCCCGGTTTCGGAGACCGCGGCGGCGAACAGCCTCAACACGCTGATGCGCTCGATCGGCACGTCGGTGTCGAGCGCGACGGCGGGGCTGGTCCTCGCGCGGCTGACCATCTCCTTCGGACCGGTGAGCCTGCCGTCGCAGAACGGGTTCCGGCTGGTGCTGGCGATGGGCTCGGCCGCGGCGCTGATCGCACTGGCGGTCGCCGCGTTCCTGCCCCGGCGCGTCCCCGCGACGCCGGCGGCGGCGAGTCCCGAACCGGCCGCCGCGGCCGGCCGCTGA
- a CDS encoding cytochrome P450 produces MTSTAEIPGFPMARAAGCPFDPPPAARELQAEAPLARVRLWDGSTPWLVTRYADQRALLADPRVSADVTRPGYPSPAPLPKGGTGISFILMDNPEHARLRKMVTAPFTIRRVAAMRPAVQKIVDDLIDELLAGPKPVDLVEAFALPVPSLVICELLGVPYADHDFFQENSKVIIRRDAKPEERAAGHQALVGYLDRLLGQKLENPAGDLLSGLAARVRAGELTRVEAAQMGVLLLIAGHETTANMIALGTLALLEHPDQLALLRESDDPALVASAVEELLRYLNITHNGRRRVALEDIEIAGETVRAGEGLIMANDIANRDPSVFPDGDRLDLTRDAHRHVAFGFGVHQCLGQPLARLELQVVYSTLYRRIPTLALATGVERIPFKHDGSVYGVYELPITW; encoded by the coding sequence ATGACGAGCACCGCCGAAATCCCCGGGTTCCCGATGGCGCGCGCCGCCGGGTGCCCGTTCGACCCGCCGCCCGCGGCCCGAGAACTTCAGGCGGAGGCGCCGCTGGCGCGCGTCCGGCTGTGGGACGGCAGCACCCCGTGGCTGGTGACGCGCTACGCCGACCAGCGCGCGCTGCTGGCCGACCCGCGCGTCAGCGCCGACGTGACGCGTCCCGGCTACCCGAGCCCGGCGCCGCTGCCGAAGGGCGGCACCGGCATCAGCTTCATCCTGATGGACAACCCCGAGCACGCGCGGCTGCGCAAGATGGTGACCGCGCCGTTCACGATCCGCCGCGTCGCCGCCATGCGCCCGGCGGTGCAGAAGATCGTCGACGACCTGATCGACGAACTGCTGGCCGGCCCGAAGCCGGTCGACCTCGTCGAGGCGTTCGCGCTGCCGGTGCCGTCACTGGTGATCTGCGAGCTGCTCGGCGTGCCCTACGCCGACCACGACTTCTTCCAGGAGAACAGCAAGGTCATCATCCGGCGGGACGCGAAGCCGGAAGAACGCGCGGCCGGGCACCAGGCGCTCGTCGGCTACCTCGACCGGCTGCTGGGGCAGAAGCTCGAAAACCCCGCCGGCGACTTGCTTTCCGGGCTCGCGGCGCGCGTGCGCGCCGGGGAGCTGACGCGGGTCGAAGCGGCGCAGATGGGCGTGCTCCTGCTCATCGCCGGCCACGAGACGACGGCGAACATGATCGCGCTCGGCACGCTGGCCCTGCTGGAGCACCCGGACCAGCTGGCGCTGCTGCGCGAGTCCGACGACCCGGCGCTGGTGGCGTCAGCGGTCGAAGAACTGTTGCGGTACCTGAACATCACGCACAACGGCCGCCGCCGCGTCGCGCTCGAGGACATCGAGATCGCGGGGGAGACCGTCCGCGCGGGCGAAGGCCTGATCATGGCCAACGACATCGCCAACCGCGACCCGTCGGTGTTCCCCGACGGCGACCGCCTCGACCTGACCCGCGACGCGCACCGGCACGTCGCGTTCGGCTTCGGCGTCCACCAGTGCCTCGGCCAGCCGCTGGCCCGGCTCGAGCTCCAGGTCGTCTACAGCACGCTGTACCGGCGGATCCCCACGCTCGCGCTGGCGACCGGGGTCGAGCGGATCCCGTTCAAGCACGACGGATCCGTGTACGGCGTGTACGAACTGCCGATCACCTGGTGA
- a CDS encoding TetR/AcrR family transcriptional regulator yields MPTGVHLRDVRQQLFTAAERVLLRDGANALTSRAVTTEADVAKGVLHRYFADFDDFLAELVRERIARLQDQAALLEATAGTRRVTENVAATLTELFDPVTVALVSLLFFRDELRARLRRPGDGLPILVEARAMLADYLKAEREQGRIAADADVDSLALSLIGGGHLLFASRRGVLLDERELTKVVDTVLADVLQRRLL; encoded by the coding sequence ATGCCGACCGGGGTCCACCTGCGCGACGTGCGCCAGCAGCTGTTCACCGCCGCCGAACGCGTGCTGCTGCGCGACGGCGCGAACGCGCTGACCAGCCGCGCGGTCACCACCGAAGCGGACGTCGCCAAGGGCGTGCTGCACCGGTACTTCGCCGACTTCGACGACTTCCTGGCGGAGCTGGTCCGCGAGCGCATCGCCCGGCTCCAGGACCAGGCCGCGCTCCTGGAGGCCACCGCGGGAACACGAAGGGTCACGGAAAACGTCGCCGCGACCCTGACGGAACTGTTCGACCCGGTGACCGTGGCGCTCGTCAGCCTGCTGTTCTTCCGCGACGAACTCCGCGCCCGGTTACGCCGACCGGGTGACGGCCTGCCCATTCTGGTGGAAGCACGCGCCATGCTCGCGGACTACCTGAAGGCCGAGCGCGAGCAAGGCCGCATCGCCGCGGACGCGGACGTCGATTCCCTGGCCCTGTCCTTGATCGGCGGCGGCCACTTGCTGTTCGCGAGCCGCCGGGGCGTCCTGCTCGACGAGCGCGAACTCACGAAGGTGGTGGACACGGTCCTCGCGGACGTGCTGCAGCGCAGGCTGTTGTGA
- a CDS encoding DHA2 family efflux MFS transporter permease subunit: MTDTDSRPPADLNRAPVRAGLLIGVLVLSAFVMILNETILSVALRDLTVDLRVPTTTVQWLTSGFLLTMAVVIPTTGFLLERFSPRQVFLFSLSAFSLGTLLCALAPGFGMLMTGRVVQACGTAVMLPLLMTSVMRLVPPERRGATMGTITIVIAVAPAIGPTIGGAVLSSLGWRWMFWIVLPLSIAALVAGALQLKLDSERRRVPLDVPSVLLSAIGFGGVLYGLSAGGEQAGVEPLVPAWVPIVVGVVSLAVFTWRQLRLQRRDRALLDLRPFTHRSFVVSLVLTALLFVCLIGAAAIMLPLYLQTVLHTSTFVSGLAVLPGGLVLGLLGRPVGALFDKVGARPLVIPGAGAMAVSLWLFTILGPNSPLIAVIGIHVLLMAGLGLMMTPLFTESLGVLPEHLYSHGSAILSTLQQVAGALGTAVFVSVATIGSDDKTAGSPDAAGLHAAFVVAGCIGLAAFAGTWLIRAKKPGTAPAAAAHH, translated from the coding sequence ATGACCGACACCGATTCCCGTCCGCCCGCCGACCTGAACCGCGCTCCGGTGCGAGCGGGGCTCCTCATCGGGGTCCTCGTCCTGTCCGCGTTCGTGATGATCCTCAACGAGACGATCCTCAGCGTCGCGCTGCGCGACCTGACCGTCGACCTCCGGGTGCCGACGACGACGGTGCAGTGGCTGACCAGCGGGTTCCTGCTGACCATGGCCGTCGTCATCCCCACGACCGGGTTCCTGCTGGAGCGCTTCTCGCCGCGGCAGGTCTTCCTCTTCTCGCTCTCGGCGTTCAGCCTCGGCACGCTGCTGTGCGCGCTCGCGCCCGGCTTCGGGATGCTGATGACCGGGCGCGTGGTGCAGGCGTGCGGCACGGCGGTGATGCTGCCGCTGCTGATGACGTCGGTGATGCGGCTCGTGCCGCCTGAGCGGCGCGGCGCGACCATGGGCACCATCACGATCGTCATCGCGGTCGCGCCCGCGATCGGGCCGACCATCGGCGGTGCCGTGCTGTCGTCGCTGGGCTGGCGCTGGATGTTCTGGATCGTGCTGCCGCTGTCGATCGCCGCGCTGGTGGCCGGGGCGCTGCAGCTGAAGCTGGACAGCGAACGCCGCCGGGTGCCGCTGGACGTGCCGTCGGTGCTGCTGTCCGCGATCGGTTTCGGCGGCGTGCTGTACGGGCTGTCCGCCGGCGGCGAACAGGCCGGGGTCGAGCCGCTGGTGCCGGCCTGGGTGCCGATCGTCGTCGGCGTCGTCTCGCTGGCGGTGTTCACCTGGCGCCAGCTGCGGCTGCAACGCCGTGACCGCGCGCTGCTGGACCTGCGGCCGTTCACGCACCGCAGCTTCGTCGTCTCGCTGGTGCTCACCGCGCTGCTGTTCGTCTGCCTGATCGGCGCGGCGGCGATCATGCTGCCGCTCTACCTGCAGACGGTGCTGCACACGAGCACGTTCGTCAGCGGACTGGCCGTGCTGCCCGGCGGGCTGGTGCTCGGTCTGCTGGGCCGTCCGGTCGGCGCGCTGTTCGACAAGGTCGGCGCGCGCCCGCTGGTCATCCCCGGCGCCGGCGCGATGGCCGTCTCACTGTGGTTGTTCACGATCCTGGGCCCGAACTCGCCGCTGATCGCGGTGATCGGGATCCACGTGCTGCTGATGGCCGGGCTCGGCCTGATGATGACGCCGCTGTTCACCGAGTCGCTCGGCGTGCTGCCCGAGCACCTGTATTCCCACGGCAGCGCGATCCTCTCGACGCTCCAGCAGGTCGCCGGCGCGCTCGGCACCGCGGTGTTCGTCAGCGTGGCCACGATCGGCAGCGACGACAAGACGGCGGGCAGCCCGGACGCTGCGGGCCTGCACGCGGCGTTCGTGGTGGCGGGCTGCATCGGGCTGGCCGCCTTCGCGGGCACCTGGCTGATCCGCGCCAAGAAGCCGGGGACGGCGCCGGCGGCCGCCGCGCACCACTGA
- a CDS encoding SDR family oxidoreductase, producing MTKNALVTGASRGIGRAIARRLAADGARVAVHHGGNEAAAKETVGLIEDAGGHAFPVFARFGEDGAVERLAEAVGEAVDGLDVLVNNAGIGSHSTIGELTEAELDQLLAVNVKTPILLVRRLLPLLNDGGRIVTVGSMASRIAVPSQIAYTVSKAAVEALAPTLANELGHRGITVNTVAPGPIRTDLTEQLLAIPEAAAGLTAMTALGRIGEPEDVADVVGFLAGPDGRWVTGRTLDVSGGTYLGPIG from the coding sequence ATGACGAAGAACGCTTTGGTGACCGGAGCTTCACGCGGGATCGGCCGCGCGATCGCCCGCCGGCTCGCCGCGGACGGCGCTCGCGTCGCGGTGCACCACGGCGGCAACGAAGCCGCGGCGAAGGAGACTGTCGGGCTGATCGAGGACGCGGGTGGCCACGCCTTCCCCGTGTTCGCCCGGTTCGGCGAGGACGGCGCCGTCGAGCGGCTGGCCGAGGCGGTCGGCGAGGCGGTCGACGGCCTCGACGTCCTCGTGAACAACGCGGGCATCGGCTCGCACAGCACGATCGGCGAGCTGACCGAGGCCGAGCTCGACCAGCTGCTCGCGGTCAACGTCAAGACGCCGATCCTGCTGGTCCGGCGGCTGCTCCCGCTGCTCAACGACGGCGGGCGGATCGTCACCGTCGGTTCGATGGCTTCGCGGATCGCGGTGCCGAGCCAGATCGCCTACACCGTCAGCAAAGCCGCCGTCGAGGCGCTCGCCCCGACGCTCGCGAACGAGCTGGGGCACCGCGGGATCACGGTCAACACGGTCGCGCCCGGGCCGATCCGGACCGACCTGACCGAGCAGCTGCTGGCGATCCCGGAAGCGGCGGCCGGGCTCACCGCGATGACCGCGCTCGGCCGGATCGGCGAGCCCGAAGACGTCGCCGACGTGGTCGGGTTCCTCGCCGGGCCGGACGGCCGCTGGGTCACCGGCCGCACCCTCGACGTCTCGGGTGGCACGTACCTCGGCCCGATCGGATGA
- a CDS encoding class I SAM-dependent methyltransferase translates to MAESFGTDAERYDRARPPYPEELVAAVRAASPGPDFLDVGCGTGIEARQLAAAGCRVLGVDPDARMAAFARSRGTDVEVATFEEWDPAGRTFDAVVAGQAWHWVDPATGPAKAARVLRPGGLLAVFAHVFQPPAAVEAALKAAMPGSPFAAESRSAAELYEVMFTGFADGIRASGAFGAPELRRFTWEKRYTREEWLDFLPTTGGLTRLEPDALAEVLAAVGAAIDEPFVLPYTTLAVFAMKS, encoded by the coding sequence ATGGCCGAATCGTTCGGGACGGACGCCGAACGCTACGACCGCGCGCGCCCGCCGTACCCGGAAGAACTCGTGGCCGCGGTGCGCGCCGCGAGCCCCGGGCCGGACTTTCTCGACGTCGGCTGCGGAACCGGGATCGAGGCGCGGCAGCTGGCCGCCGCCGGGTGCCGGGTGCTCGGCGTCGACCCCGACGCGCGGATGGCCGCGTTCGCGCGGTCGCGGGGGACCGACGTCGAAGTCGCGACTTTCGAGGAGTGGGACCCGGCCGGGCGCACGTTCGACGCGGTCGTCGCGGGGCAGGCCTGGCACTGGGTCGACCCGGCCACCGGTCCGGCGAAGGCGGCGCGGGTGCTGCGGCCCGGCGGGCTGCTCGCCGTGTTCGCCCACGTCTTCCAGCCGCCCGCCGCGGTCGAGGCCGCGCTCAAAGCCGCCATGCCCGGCTCGCCGTTCGCCGCGGAATCGAGGAGCGCCGCCGAGCTGTACGAGGTGATGTTCACCGGGTTCGCCGACGGGATCCGGGCGTCGGGTGCCTTCGGCGCGCCGGAACTCCGGCGGTTCACCTGGGAAAAGCGGTACACGCGCGAGGAATGGCTGGACTTCCTGCCGACGACGGGCGGCCTGACGCGGCTGGAGCCGGACGCGCTGGCGGAGGTGCTGGCCGCCGTCGGCGCGGCGATCGACGAACCCTTCGTGCTGCCGTACACGACGCTGGCGGTGTTCGCGATGAAGTCTTGA
- the lexA gene encoding transcriptional repressor LexA: MTTYDDTFEHLDAAALPERQQKILVAIRDWVVRYGYSPSTREIGEAVGLQSTSSVSKHLASLEDKGFLRRGSGVSRPMDVRAFLQGGEAREDRDSVPVPVVGDIAAGTPISAVEHVDDVLKLPRDLTGRGTVFGLRVRGDSMIDAAICDGDIVVVKQQNEAHSGQIVAAMIDEEATVKVYRRRNGHVYLEPRNPAYDVIDGDRAAILGVVVSVLRSV; the protein is encoded by the coding sequence GTGACCACCTACGACGACACTTTCGAGCACCTCGACGCCGCGGCCCTGCCGGAACGGCAGCAGAAGATCCTCGTGGCGATCCGGGACTGGGTGGTCCGGTACGGCTACTCCCCCAGCACCCGCGAGATCGGCGAAGCGGTCGGCCTGCAGTCGACGTCGTCGGTGTCGAAGCACCTGGCGAGCCTGGAGGACAAGGGTTTCCTGCGCCGCGGCTCAGGCGTGTCGCGCCCGATGGACGTCCGCGCGTTCCTGCAGGGCGGCGAAGCGCGGGAAGACCGCGACTCGGTCCCGGTGCCCGTCGTCGGCGACATCGCCGCCGGCACGCCGATCTCGGCCGTCGAGCACGTCGACGACGTCCTCAAGCTGCCGCGCGACCTCACCGGGCGGGGCACCGTCTTCGGGCTCCGCGTCCGCGGTGACTCGATGATCGACGCCGCCATCTGCGACGGCGACATCGTCGTGGTCAAGCAGCAGAACGAAGCCCACTCGGGCCAGATCGTCGCGGCGATGATCGACGAGGAGGCGACGGTCAAGGTCTACCGCCGCCGAAACGGTCACGTGTACCTCGAGCCCCGCAACCCCGCCTACGACGTCATCGACGGCGACCGGGCGGCGATCCTCGGCGTGGTCGTGTCGGTGCTGCGGAGCGTCTGA
- a CDS encoding TetR/AcrR family transcriptional regulator, with protein MSEARARLLSSASRLFYTEGLHSVGIDRVIADAGVTRATLYRHFPSKDELLVAYLTEADQAIRAQVAAARTTGGTPADVVRAVAESIADGIRSPGFRGCAFLNAAAEYPDPAHPVHQAVLAHRQWFLETVTELLAATGESAPGPAARHFVLLRDGAMAAGCLTDPAPICETFLRGVDGILTYRNAPATKA; from the coding sequence GTGTCCGAAGCCCGAGCCCGGCTGCTCTCCTCGGCGAGCCGGCTGTTCTACACCGAGGGCCTCCACTCGGTCGGCATCGACCGGGTCATCGCCGACGCCGGCGTCACCCGCGCCACGTTGTACCGGCACTTCCCCAGCAAGGACGAACTACTGGTCGCCTACCTGACCGAGGCCGACCAGGCCATCCGCGCCCAGGTGGCGGCCGCTCGCACCACCGGCGGCACACCGGCCGACGTCGTCCGCGCGGTCGCGGAGTCGATCGCCGACGGCATCCGCTCCCCCGGCTTCCGCGGCTGCGCGTTCCTCAACGCCGCCGCCGAGTATCCCGACCCGGCCCACCCGGTGCACCAAGCCGTCCTGGCCCACCGGCAGTGGTTCCTGGAAACCGTCACCGAACTACTGGCGGCGACCGGCGAATCCGCACCCGGCCCGGCGGCCCGGCACTTCGTCCTCCTCCGCGACGGCGCCATGGCCGCGGGCTGCCTGACCGACCCGGCCCCGATCTGCGAGACCTTCCTGCGCGGCGTGGACGGAATCCTGACCTACCGGAACGCCCCCGCGACGAAGGCCTGA
- a CDS encoding DUF4287 domain-containing protein has translation MSFQAYLDNAEKQTGITPRAFLDLAAGKNLTKHAEIVTWLKTDHGLGHGHATAIARLVTKGPEFVAAHHTDGVLHLDGLAART, from the coding sequence ATGTCCTTCCAGGCCTACCTCGACAACGCCGAGAAGCAGACCGGCATCACCCCGCGCGCCTTCCTCGACCTGGCGGCGGGTAAGAACCTCACGAAGCACGCCGAGATCGTCACGTGGCTGAAGACGGACCACGGCCTGGGTCACGGCCACGCGACGGCGATCGCCCGCCTCGTGACGAAGGGGCCGGAGTTCGTGGCCGCGCACCACACCGACGGCGTGCTCCACCTCGACGGCCTGGCCGCCCGGACGTGA
- a CDS encoding lytic polysaccharide monooxygenase auxiliary activity family 9 protein: protein MNRKLVAAATGALLAPVLVVVSPGGVASAHGYVNSPASRQAQCAQGTVPCGDIKYEPQSVEGPKGLRSCDGGNAQFAELNDDSKGWHAAPVGTTATFTWTFTARHRTANYEYYVGGQKVADISGNNEQPPETVSHQVNLSGHTGRQTVLAVWNIADTANAFYACIDLQVG from the coding sequence ATGAACCGCAAACTGGTCGCGGCCGCGACGGGCGCCCTCCTGGCACCGGTCCTGGTCGTGGTGAGCCCCGGCGGCGTCGCGAGCGCGCACGGCTACGTGAACTCCCCGGCCAGCCGGCAGGCGCAGTGCGCCCAGGGCACGGTCCCGTGCGGTGACATCAAGTACGAGCCCCAGAGCGTGGAAGGCCCGAAGGGGCTGCGGTCTTGCGACGGCGGCAACGCGCAGTTCGCCGAGCTCAACGACGACAGCAAGGGCTGGCACGCCGCCCCGGTCGGCACGACGGCGACCTTCACGTGGACGTTCACCGCCCGCCACCGCACGGCGAACTACGAGTACTACGTCGGCGGCCAGAAGGTCGCGGACATCAGCGGCAACAACGAGCAGCCCCCGGAAACCGTTTCACACCAGGTGAACCTGTCCGGCCACACCGGACGCCAGACGGTGCTGGCGGTGTGGAACATCGCGGACACGGCGAACGCGTTCTACGCGTGCATCGACCTGCAGGTCGGCTGA
- a CDS encoding transposase family protein — translation MINYGATLDVARELVWFVARVLQTERLRRGTRRGRRALTPYRHAVLALRWFRDATPVHRLATDHHISTATAYRYLHEAITALAAQAPDLHQVLADRRARGDTHVILDGSLISCDRVAATTTKTKGKNRGRTVHLWYSGKHRAFGGNIQFLASADGFPLWVSPVLPGSRNDLSAARDLDIIGALTAAAAHGLPTLADKAYHSAGIGIYTPVKKAAGQPPLHLRQRVYNQLQSRARALGERAMAILKTRWSALHRISLCPHRIGTIVQAALVLTHHEHHGRY, via the coding sequence GTGATCAATTATGGCGCCACCCTCGACGTGGCGCGCGAGCTGGTCTGGTTCGTTGCCCGTGTCCTGCAGACCGAGCGGCTGCGGCGCGGCACCCGCCGCGGCCGGCGCGCCCTGACCCCCTACCGGCACGCGGTCCTGGCGCTGCGCTGGTTCCGCGACGCCACCCCCGTGCACCGGCTGGCCACCGACCACCACATCAGCACCGCCACCGCCTACCGCTACCTGCACGAAGCCATCACCGCCCTCGCCGCCCAAGCCCCGGACCTGCACCAAGTCCTGGCCGACCGCCGCGCCCGGGGTGACACCCACGTGATCCTCGACGGCAGCCTCATCTCCTGCGACCGGGTCGCGGCGACCACGACCAAAACCAAAGGCAAGAACCGCGGCCGGACCGTGCACCTGTGGTACTCGGGCAAACACCGAGCCTTCGGCGGAAACATCCAGTTCCTGGCCAGCGCCGACGGATTCCCGCTGTGGGTCTCCCCGGTGCTGCCCGGCTCCCGCAACGACCTCTCCGCCGCCCGCGACCTCGACATCATCGGCGCGTTAACCGCCGCCGCAGCCCACGGCCTGCCCACCCTGGCCGACAAGGCCTACCACTCCGCCGGCATCGGCATCTACACCCCGGTCAAGAAAGCCGCCGGCCAACCACCCCTCCACCTCCGCCAACGGGTCTACAACCAGCTGCAATCCCGAGCCCGCGCCCTCGGCGAACGCGCCATGGCCATCCTCAAAACCCGCTGGTCAGCCCTACACCGCATCAGCCTCTGCCCACACCGCATCGGCACCATCGTCCAAGCAGCCCTCGTCCTCACCCACCACGAACACCACGGACGCTACTGA
- a CDS encoding transposase family protein, giving the protein MSQQPAEGFDPISYQVVLPLSQPTLQMLAELIRAHRRQLRSRWRKADPAAQALVVLAVLRDDPRLAHLGAGMGVSASTVRRWVLEAITLLAARATRLNRVLRRQAARGAQVVLVDGTLIRTRRRTGKANRANYSGKHKHHGLVVLALTDETGRLLWISAALPGRTADITAARRLRLRERLHEYSLTPAGDKGFHGWHKDVRTTGDCTECGGRCEQVVLTPYKAEARRPLTKAQKQANAAFAAMRCAVEGGFAALKAWRVLDKLRLDPRHATTLLRALLVLTQHEQSVRDAARSGPA; this is encoded by the coding sequence GTGAGTCAACAACCCGCCGAGGGCTTCGACCCCATTTCCTACCAGGTCGTTCTGCCGCTGTCGCAGCCGACCCTGCAGATGCTGGCCGAGCTGATCCGCGCCCATCGCCGTCAGCTGCGGTCCCGCTGGCGCAAAGCCGACCCCGCCGCCCAGGCACTGGTCGTACTCGCCGTACTGCGCGACGACCCGCGCCTGGCCCACCTCGGAGCCGGCATGGGCGTCTCCGCCTCCACGGTGCGCCGCTGGGTACTGGAAGCCATCACCCTGCTCGCCGCCCGCGCCACCCGCCTGAACCGGGTCCTGCGCCGCCAAGCAGCCCGGGGTGCGCAGGTGGTGCTGGTGGACGGCACCCTGATCCGGACCCGCCGCCGCACCGGAAAAGCCAACCGAGCCAATTACAGCGGCAAGCACAAACACCACGGCCTGGTCGTGCTCGCCCTGACCGACGAGACCGGCCGGCTGTTGTGGATCTCGGCGGCGCTGCCAGGCCGCACCGCCGACATCACCGCCGCCCGCCGGCTACGCCTGCGGGAACGGCTGCACGAGTACAGCCTGACCCCGGCCGGGGACAAGGGCTTCCACGGCTGGCACAAAGACGTCCGCACCACCGGTGACTGCACCGAGTGTGGTGGCCGGTGTGAGCAGGTCGTGCTCACCCCCTACAAAGCCGAAGCCCGACGCCCGTTGACCAAGGCACAGAAGCAGGCCAACGCAGCCTTCGCCGCGATGCGCTGCGCGGTTGAGGGAGGCTTCGCCGCGCTCAAGGCCTGGCGGGTGCTGGACAAGCTCCGTCTCGACCCCCGTCATGCGACGACGTTGCTGCGGGCTCTGCTCGTGCTGACTCAGCACGAGCAGAGCGTCCGCGATGCTGCCCGGTCCGGTCCGGCTTGA